In Vicingus serpentipes, the following are encoded in one genomic region:
- a CDS encoding NAD(P)H-dependent oxidoreductase: MKNVLVILAHPEIEKSIGNKAISEAIDQLEHSEVRNLNLLYPDFNIDVEAEQEALKKADVIIFQYPLFWYNVPAILKEWKDKVFTYGFAFGKDKYQLEGKEIIVSFTTGSSVKDYPRDVVEKIIFPFKGLADFCKMNYNTEVISHEINNYSDEAIEKSKSFADLHTQKIIELITK; this comes from the coding sequence ATGAAAAACGTACTTGTAATACTTGCTCACCCAGAAATTGAAAAATCGATTGGAAACAAAGCTATTAGTGAAGCCATAGATCAACTTGAACACTCAGAAGTAAGAAATTTAAACTTACTTTACCCTGATTTTAATATTGATGTTGAAGCAGAACAAGAAGCATTAAAAAAAGCAGACGTTATTATCTTTCAATACCCTTTATTTTGGTACAACGTTCCTGCAATACTAAAGGAATGGAAAGATAAAGTATTCACCTACGGCTTTGCATTTGGAAAAGATAAATATCAGCTTGAAGGAAAAGAAATTATAGTTTCTTTTACAACTGGTAGTTCAGTAAAAGATTACCCCAGAGATGTTGTAGAAAAAATTATATTTCCATTTAAAGGCTTGGCCGATTTTTGTAAAATGAACTACAACACTGAAGTTATTTCTCACGAAATCAATAACTATTCTGACGAAGCCATTGAAAAGTCGAAATCTTTTGCCGACCTTCATACACAAAAAATTATTGAACTGATTACAAAATAG